A region from the Xiphias gladius isolate SHS-SW01 ecotype Sanya breed wild chromosome 20, ASM1685928v1, whole genome shotgun sequence genome encodes:
- the LOC120806473 gene encoding cGMP-dependent protein kinase 1-like, whose product MAVSKSAGTLRDLQLALQLKIEELRQRDALIDELELELDAKDDLIRQLQVELDRHRGASQHAASPAETASAGAVAQTPAAPDEPQRTKRQAISAEPTALDPSQLTDVTLTSYCKTKESSELIQRALLDNDFMKRLEHGQILTIMDCMYPTSLAKGCCVIQEGDDGSTVYVLEEGMVEVTKQGKKLCTIGPGKVFGELAILYNCTRTATVTALTDIKLWAIDRQGFQTIMMRTGLIKHSQYTDFLRSVPSFQSLPEDVLSKLADVLEETHYSDGDYIIRQGATGDTFFIISEGQVKVSQQNSASDEQVTVKTLSKGDWFGEQALKGEDVRTASVTAVGDVTCLVIDRESFKQLIGGLDDVNNKQYDSDEVKAKLQAEADFFSSVSLGDFNIICTLGMGGFSRVELVQLKNDPNRSFALKVLKKRHILDTSQQGHILSERRIMMEAHSPFIIRLYRTFRDSKYLYMLLEACLGGELWTLLRDRGSFDDGTTRFYTGCVIEALAFLHSRGIIYRDLKPENIILDRRGYAKLVDFGFAKKVGLGKKTWTFCGTPEYVAPEIILNKGHDSSADCWSLGILVFELLSGSPPFSGSDPMKTYNIILRGIDMIEFPKKITKSAANLIKRLCRDNPSERLGNQKNGVKDIQKHKWFEGFNWDGLRQGTTDSPFTPTVDGPLDNSNFDYFPEDTDGPPPDEESGWDLEF is encoded by the exons ATGGCCGTGTCCAAAAGTGCCGGCACCCTGCGGGACCTTCAGCTGGCTCTGCAGCTGAAGATCGAGGAGCTCCGGCAGAGAGACGCCCTCATCGacgagctggagctggagctggacgCTAAGGATGATCTGATCAGGCAGCTGCAGGTGGAGCTGGACAGGCATCGCGGCGCCTCACAGCACGCGGCCAGCCCTGCAGAGACAGCCAGCGCAG GAGCGGTGGCTCAGACTCCAGCGGCACCCGATGAGCCTCAGCGCACCAAGCGACAGGCCATCTCGGCAGAGCCCACCGCGCTGGACCCCTCCCAGCTCACTGACGTTACCCTCACCAGCTACTGCAAGACAAAAGA GTCCAGTGAGCTGATCCAGAGGGCTCTATTGGACAACGACTTCATGAAACGTCTGGAGCACGGGCAG ATCCTCACCATCATGGACTGTATGTATCCCACCAGCCTAGCCAAAGGCTGCTGTGTGATCCAGGAGGGAGACGACGGCTCGACAGTCTACGTTCTGGAGG AGGGGATGGTCGAGGTGACCAAACAAGGGAAGAAACTCTGCACCATCGGTCCCGGGAAAGTCTTTGGAGAACTCGCCATCCTGTACAACTGCACCCGCACCGCCACTGTGACAG cccTGACCGACATCAAGCTCTGGGCGATTGACCGACAGGGTTTCCAGACCATCATGATGAGGACTGGTCTCATCAAACATTCCCAGTACACAGACTTCCTCCGCAG TGTTCCCTCTTTTCAGTCGCTACCTGAGGATGTTCTCAGTAAACTGGCCGATGTTTTGGAGGAG ACTCATTACAGTGACGGTGATTACATTATCCGTCAAGGAGCCACCGGAGACACATTCTTCATCATCAGTGAAGGACAG GTGAAAGTCTCCCAGCAGAACTCAGCCAGCGACGAGCAGGTGACTGTGAAGACTCTCTCCAAAGGGGACTGGTTCGGAGAGCAGGCACTGAAGGG GGAGGATGTTCGTACAGCCAGTGTCACGGCCGTGGGAGACGTCACATGTCTGGTCATTGACAGAGA GTCTTTCAAACAGCTGATTGGAGGACTAGATGATGTCAACAACAAGCAGTACGACAGTGACGAGGTCAAGGCAAA GCTGCAGGCGGAGGCAGATTTCTTCTCCAGCGTCTCGCTCGGTGATTTCAACATCATCTGCACCCTGGGGATGGGAGGCTTCAGTCGTGTGGAGCTG GTGCAATTAAAGAACGATCCCAATCGATCGTTTGCCCTCAAAGTGTTAAAGAAGCGTCACATCCTGGACACCAGCCAGCAGGGCCACATCCTGTCAGAGCGCCGCATCATGATGGAGGCTCACAGTCCcttcatcatcag GTTGTACCGGACCTTCCGAGACTCCAAATATCTCTACATGCTGCTGGAGGCTTGTCTCGGAGGAGAGCTGTGGACACTGCTCAGGGACAG GGGTTCATTTGATGACGGCACCACTCGGTTTTACACTGGCTGTGTCATCGAGGCTCTGGCTTTCCTGCACTCCAGAGGAATCATCTACAGAGACCTCAAACCCGAGAACATCATACTGGACCGCCGAGGATATGCCAAGCTG GTGGACTTCGGCTTCGCTAAGAAGGTGGGTCTGGGTAAGAAGACGTGGACATTTTGCGGGACTCCTGAGTATGTCGCCCCTGAGATCATCCTGAACAAAGGCCACGACAGCTCGGCTGACTGCTGGTCTTTGGGAATACTGGTCTTTGAGCTGCTCAGTGGCAG CCCTCCCTTTTCTGGCTCTGACCCCATGAAGACCTATAACATCATCCTGAGAGGCATCGACATGATCGAGTTTCCTAAAAAGATCACCAAGAGTGCCGCTAACCTCATCAAGCGACTCTGCAG GGACAATCCTTCAGAGAGGCTGGGGAATCAGAAAAATGGAGTGAAGGACATCCAGAAACACAA GTGGTTTGAGGGCTTCAACTGGGACGGCCTCCGCCAGGGAACCACGGACTCTCCATTCACACCCACG GTTGACGGGCCACTGGACAACAGCAACTTTGACTATTTCCCGGAGGACACTGATGGACCTCCCCCTGATGAAGAGTCTGGTTGGGACCTCGAGTTTTAA
- the LOC120806013 gene encoding L antigen family member 3-like, whose amino-acid sequence MAASGGEPKHETDKLEFTLDVPFPSSREAVIALQSLSPDREPRKGGISKQLTVAGSTLSVRWSADEARILRVSVNSFLDHLSLVVETMEMFGPPVSQ is encoded by the exons ATGGCGGCGTCCGGCGGAGAACCGAAGCATGAAACAGACAAACTAGAGTT CACTCTGGACGTCCCCTTCCCGTCGTCCCGCGAGGCCGTCATCGCTCTGCAGTCTCTGTCCCCGGACCGAGAGCCGAGGAAGGGCGGCATCAGCAAACAGCTGACGGTCGCCGGCAGCACGCTGTCTGT GAGGTGGAGCGCGGACGAGGCTCGAATCCTCCGAGTGTCTGTGAACTCGTTTCTGGATCATCTGTCGCTCGTCGTGGAAACCATGGAGATGTTTGGACCCCCTGTTTCCCAGTGA